One genomic segment of Flavobacteriaceae bacterium includes these proteins:
- the ubiE gene encoding bifunctional demethylmenaquinone methyltransferase/2-methoxy-6-polyprenyl-1,4-benzoquinol methylase UbiE encodes MPKIIKPYKDSDLGKKEQVTKMFNTISGNYDSLNRVISFGIDVRWRKKVVSIVAKNNPKTILDISTGTGDLALMMSKLNPDEIIGLDISEGMLEVGKQKVAKANLSDIIDMVIGDSENMPFKDNSFDAVTVAFGVRNFANLNKGLSEIKRVLKPNGILVILETSNPVKFPYKQGYTFYTSFILPVIGKLFSGDKAAYSYLSASANSFPFGAAFDNILQKNGFMNTRYTPVTFGVATIYSATKKQ; translated from the coding sequence ATGCCAAAAATAATCAAGCCATATAAAGATTCGGATTTAGGAAAAAAGGAGCAGGTTACAAAAATGTTTAATACCATTTCCGGAAATTACGACAGTTTAAATCGGGTGATTTCATTTGGAATAGATGTACGGTGGCGTAAAAAAGTAGTAAGTATCGTTGCTAAAAATAATCCTAAAACTATTTTAGACATTTCAACAGGAACGGGAGATTTGGCATTGATGATGTCCAAATTGAATCCCGATGAGATCATTGGTCTGGATATTTCAGAAGGGATGCTGGAGGTTGGGAAACAGAAAGTAGCAAAAGCAAATCTTTCCGACATCATTGATATGGTTATCGGAGATTCTGAAAATATGCCTTTTAAGGATAACTCTTTTGACGCTGTTACCGTAGCCTTTGGTGTTCGAAATTTTGCAAACCTTAACAAGGGGCTTTCCGAAATTAAACGCGTACTTAAACCCAATGGAATCCTTGTAATTTTAGAAACTTCCAACCCTGTCAAATTTCCTTACAAGCAAGGATATACATTTTACACGTCATTTATTTTACCCGTTATCGGCAAACTATTTTCCGGAGATAAAGCCGCATATTCTTATTTGAGTGCATCTGCAAATTCTTTCCCTTTTGGTGCTGCTTTTGACAATATTTTGCAAAAAAACGGGTTTATGAATACGAGATATACTCCGGTTACATTCGGGGTAGCTACTATTTATTCTGCAACAAAAAAACAATGA
- a CDS encoding NifU family protein — translation MFNLQIEKTNNHTIIKFVSSQILVNGGSYEFNHIDEAKNSPLAQQLFYLPFVKKVYIAANFIAIQRYDIVEWADVQEEVREQISLYLQESNIVVNENSDTKKEPVEVYVEITPNPSVMKFGTNKILTTTDVEYKNIDEASVSSPLAASLFNFPFVKEVFISDNYISISKYDIVSWDEVHPELRIHIKKHLQVHTTIIRESPQQKSTQELSSEEETINLEGTSAKIVAILDEYIKPAVASDGGNIAFKDYDENSKAVSVILQGACSGCPSSMVTLKNGVETMLKEMLPNQISEVLAING, via the coding sequence ATGTTTAACTTACAAATAGAAAAAACCAATAATCATACAATTATAAAATTTGTCAGCTCACAAATACTGGTAAATGGAGGGAGTTACGAATTCAACCATATAGACGAAGCAAAAAATTCACCTTTAGCACAGCAATTGTTTTATTTGCCTTTTGTAAAAAAAGTATACATTGCCGCAAATTTTATTGCCATACAGCGATATGATATTGTGGAATGGGCCGATGTACAAGAAGAGGTAAGAGAACAAATCAGCCTGTATTTGCAGGAAAGCAATATCGTTGTCAATGAAAATTCGGATACTAAAAAAGAACCTGTTGAAGTGTATGTTGAAATCACTCCAAATCCTTCGGTAATGAAATTTGGAACCAACAAAATATTAACGACCACTGATGTCGAATATAAAAACATTGACGAAGCAAGTGTTTCATCACCTCTGGCAGCATCTCTTTTCAATTTTCCTTTTGTAAAAGAAGTATTCATCTCAGATAATTATATTTCTATTTCCAAATACGATATAGTCTCATGGGATGAGGTGCATCCGGAACTAAGAATACATATCAAAAAGCATCTTCAAGTGCATACAACCATTATTCGGGAATCGCCCCAGCAAAAGTCAACTCAAGAGTTATCTTCTGAAGAAGAAACGATCAACTTAGAAGGAACCTCAGCAAAAATTGTAGCTATTTTAGATGAATACATCAAACCTGCTGTAGCATCTGATGGCGGAAATATTGCTTTTAAGGATTATGATGAAAACAGCAAAGCGGTAAGCGTTATTTTGCAAGGTGCTTGTAGTGGTTGCCCCTCTTCTATGGTAACACTAAAAAATGGTGTTGAAACCATGCTAAAAGAAATGTTGCCAAATCAAATAAGTGAGGTCCTTGCTATTAATGGCTAA
- a CDS encoding EamA family transporter yields the protein MGNNYVKHLSELILATLFISTSGVLGKYIAMPSEVIVWFRSFFAFIFLFLFCKIRNIPLTISIKKDHIPLIISSVLMAGHWVTYFYALKLSNVALGMLSLFTFPVITALLEPLFLKTKRNPIHIIMSIIVLTGIYILAPDFNPDSSQVQGILFGLLSAVCYSIRVLILKQHVNNYHGSMLMYYQTFVITIVMTPFLFFMNWSGFQSQFPYLILIGIVTTAIGHSLMIYALKFFSATATTIISSIQPVFGIVFAFFFLDEIPQTNTYIGGLLILATAFTEGIRSTKK from the coding sequence ATGGGTAACAATTATGTTAAACACCTTTCAGAGCTTATCTTAGCAACTTTATTTATAAGTACTTCAGGGGTTTTAGGAAAATATATTGCTATGCCTTCTGAGGTCATTGTATGGTTTAGATCTTTTTTTGCTTTTATCTTTTTGTTTTTGTTTTGTAAAATACGGAACATCCCTTTAACCATTTCCATAAAAAAAGATCACATTCCACTCATCATTAGCTCAGTACTTATGGCAGGGCATTGGGTTACTTATTTCTATGCTTTAAAATTATCTAATGTAGCTCTGGGGATGTTATCTCTTTTTACATTTCCGGTGATTACTGCATTACTGGAACCTCTCTTCTTAAAAACAAAACGCAATCCTATTCATATCATAATGAGTATTATCGTATTGACAGGTATTTACATACTAGCGCCTGATTTTAATCCGGACAGCTCTCAGGTTCAAGGAATTCTATTCGGTTTGTTATCGGCCGTATGCTATTCCATAAGGGTTTTAATATTAAAACAACATGTAAATAATTATCACGGATCCATGTTGATGTATTACCAAACCTTTGTAATTACCATTGTAATGACTCCTTTTTTATTTTTTATGAATTGGTCCGGATTTCAGTCCCAATTTCCATATTTAATTTTAATTGGAATTGTAACTACCGCTATTGGACATAGTTTAATGATATATGCTTTGAAGTTCTTTTCGGCAACAGCCACAACTATCATCAGTAGTATCCAGCCTGTTTTTGGAATTGTGTTTGCTTTTTTCTTCTTAGACGAAATTCCTCAAACCAATACTTATATAGGAGGATTATTAATTTTGGCTACCGCATTTACAGAAGGCATTCGGTCTACTAAGAAATAG